The following is a genomic window from bacterium.
GGCGGTAGAGGTCCGCGTGAAAGAGCGGTACGGGCCCGGCGTGCTCGTGGACCAGGGTGAACGTCGGGCTTACCACCTCGCGGGCGGGCAGCCCGAGGCCGGCGGCCAGCCCCTTGACGAAGGCGGTCTTGCCCGCGCCGAGGGGGCCGACGAGCGCGAGCACCGTCCCCGGCGCGAAGGTGCGCGCCAGGCGGCCGGCGACGGCCGCGGTCGCCTCAGGGGACGAGGAGCGATAGCGTCGCGTGCGCGCTGTCATGGCAGATCTCCGCGGCCCGGCGTGCCGCAGCCGGGATGCGGTCGGCGACCTCGGATGCGAGCAGGCCCCAGGGCCCGGTGGCGGCGGCCGCCAGGTCGCCGGCGAGGCCGTGCAGGTGCACGCCCAGGAGCGCGGCCGGCAGCGGCGGGATGCCGCGCGCCAGGTGCGCGGCGATGAGGCCGGCGAGGACGTCGCCCATCCCCGGGGCGGCCATGGCGGGGTTGCCCGTGGGATTGACCCACGCCGTGCCGCCGGGATCGGCGACCACGGTGCGGGCGCCCTTGAGGACGACGACCGCCCCGTACCGGGCGGCGCAGCGCCGGGCGGCCTCCACGCGGTCGGCCTGGACCGTCGCCGCGGTGACGCCCAGAAGCCGGGCGGCCTCGCCGGGATGGGGAGTGAGGATCGCGGGACCGGCCTGCCAGGATGGCCTGGCGGGCGGGGCGGCCAGTGCGTGCAGCGCGTCGGCGTCGAGGAGCAGCGGCAGCGCAGCGCGGTCGGCCAGCGCGCGCACGAGGCGGGTGGTCTCGGGCGAGCGCGAGAGCCCGGGGCCGGCGGCGAGCGCCTGCACGCCGCCGAGGCGCTCGCGGAGCACGTCGTCCGCGACCGGGCCGGCGATGCCGAGGCCACCGTCGGGGAGCGGCAGGAGCATCGCCTCCGGCAGTCCCGGCAGCACCGGCGGTGCGACCGAGGCCGGAAGCGCGACCGTGACGAGGCCGGCGCCGCCACGCAGCGCGCCGCGGGCGGCGAGCACCGCCGCGCCGAGCATCCCGCGCGAGCCGGCGAGGATGAGGGCGTGGCCGCAGGTGCCCTTGTGCGCCTGCGGGTCCCGCGGCGCCAGGTGCGGCGCGAGGTCGGCGGGCGTCACCAGGTTGAGCTGGCCGGAGACGAGGTCGCCGGTCCCCGGCGGAAAGCCGATGTCGCCGCACCAGATCCTGCCGGCGAGCGCCGCGGCGGGGAACTCGACGAGGGCGCGCTTGGGATAGCCGAACGTCACCGTGGCCGCGGCGTGGACGGCGTCCCCGACGATGCGCGGATCGTCCGCCGCCAGGCCCGACGGGAGATCGACGGCCAGGACGGGACGCGCGAGGCGGTTGACGAGGCGGATCGCCGCGGCCACGACCCCCCGCGCGGGAGGGGCGAAACCGGTGCCGAGGAGCGCATCCACGAGGAGGTCGGCCTCCTGCGCCCGCTGGCCGAGCGCCTCGAGGGCGGCATCGTCGGCGCAGGATGCGCACGGGACCCTGGCGCGCACCGCCGCCTCGAGCGCCGCGCGGGCGTCGCCTCGCAGGTCCGCGGGGGCGCCGGCAAGCACGGCGAGCGTCTGTGCGCCGGCCTCCTGCAGCAGGCGCGCCGCCACGAACCCGTCGCCGCCGTTGTTGCCGCGGCCGCAGAACAGGACGATCCGGCGGCCGGCGACGCCTCCGAGCAGCGCCGCGGCCGCCTCCGCGACGCGGCGTCCAGCCGCCTCCATGAGCGTCGCCACGGGCACGCCCCAGCGCTGGGCCGCGTCGCGGTCGACGGCGGCCATCTCGGGGGCGCTGGCGATCTTCACGGAGCGGCGCCTGTCCCTAGGCCCGCACGAGGAGACAGACGGCCTGCGCGGCGATGCCCTCGCGGCGGCCCACGAACCCGAGGCCCTCGACCGTGGTCGCCTTGAGGCCCACGTTCGCCGCAGGGATGCCGAGCGTCGCGGCGATGCCGGCGCGCATCGCCGCGGCGTGCGGCGCGATGCGGGGGGCTTCGGCGAGCACGACGGCGTCGACCTGGAGGGGCTTCCAGCCCGCCCCCGCCACCAGTGCGGCGGTGCGGCGGAGCAGCTCCATGCTGGAGATGCCGCGGTACGCGGGGTCGCTGTCCGGGAAGTGCAGGCCGATGTCGCCGAGGGCGGCGGCGCCCAGGAGCGCGTCGCACACGGCGTGCAGCAGCACGTCGGCGTCGGAGTGGCCGGCGAGCCCCGCCACGTGCGGTATCTCCACCCCGCCGAGGACGAGCCGGCGGCCGTCCGCGAAGGGGTGGACGTCGAAGCCGAGGCCGACCCGCAGGCCGGGGTCGGCGCTCACGCCCGCCTCCGCGCCGCGGGGCCGGCGCCCACCAGCGCCCGCGCGAGGGCGAGGTCCTCGCGCGTCGTGATCTTGAAGTTCAGGCGCGAGCCCGGCACCACGCGCACGGGGTGCCCGAGCGCCTCGACGAGCGCCGCGTCGTCGGTGGCCTCCACGCCGGCCTCCCGCGCCCTGGCGTGCGCCTCGCGCAGCAGCCCGACGTGGAAAGCCTGCGGCGTCTGGGCGAGCCAGAGCGACCGCCGGTCCTCCGTCCCGTCGAGGAAGAGGTCGGGGGTCACCCGCTTGACGGTGTCCTGCACCGGTATGGCGGCGAGCGCGGCGCCGTGCCGGCGCGCCGCGGCGAGCACCCGGGAGGCGAGCGCCGCGGTCACGAACGGGCGCGCGCCGTCGTGGATGAGGACGAACTCCACGTCGTCGGGGAGCGCGCGGAGGCCCGCGGCCACCGAGTCCTGCCGCTCGCGACCGCCGGCGACCGCCGGCCTGCAGGAGCCCCAACGGTGGCGGGCGAGGACCCGGGAGGCGAAGGCCGCGACGTGGGTCCGCGGCAGCACCGGCTGGATCAGGGCGAGGCCGCGGCAGCCGGCGAGCGCCGCCAGCGTCCGCGCCAGAAGCGGCATGCCGCCGAGGTCGATGAACGTCTTCGGGGTGGCAAAGCCGATGCGCGAGCCCCGGCCCGCCGCAGGTACGACCGCGGCCGCTCTCATGGCTGGATCATAGCCCCGCCGCGCGGGGGGCGTCAATCGCGTCCGCCAGGGCCCCGCGGCGCCCGCGTTCGGT
Proteins encoded in this region:
- the ispF gene encoding 2-C-methyl-D-erythritol 2,4-cyclodiphosphate synthase, with translation MSADPGLRVGLGFDVHPFADGRRLVLGGVEIPHVAGLAGHSDADVLLHAVCDALLGAAALGDIGLHFPDSDPAYRGISSMELLRRTAALVAGAGWKPLQVDAVVLAEAPRIAPHAAAMRAGIAATLGIPAANVGLKATTVEGLGFVGRREGIAAQAVCLLVRA
- the tsaE gene encoding tRNA (adenosine(37)-N6)-threonylcarbamoyltransferase complex ATPase subunit type 1 TsaE, translating into MTARTRRYRSSSPEATAAVAGRLARTFAPGTVLALVGPLGAGKTAFVKGLAAGLGLPAREVVSPTFTLVHEHAGPVPLFHADLYRLSGAEEVAELGLDDYAARGGILAIEWAERAGDALPRGAVTVTIEVSGPRARSIAVAPPPARRRAQR
- the ispD gene encoding 2-C-methyl-D-erythritol 4-phosphate cytidylyltransferase, with the translated sequence MRAAAVVPAAGRGSRIGFATPKTFIDLGGMPLLARTLAALAGCRGLALIQPVLPRTHVAAFASRVLARHRWGSCRPAVAGGRERQDSVAAGLRALPDDVEFVLIHDGARPFVTAALASRVLAAARRHGAALAAIPVQDTVKRVTPDLFLDGTEDRRSLWLAQTPQAFHVGLLREAHARAREAGVEATDDAALVEALGHPVRVVPGSRLNFKITTREDLALARALVGAGPAARRRA
- a CDS encoding NAD(P)H-hydrate dehydratase, with the protein product MKIASAPEMAAVDRDAAQRWGVPVATLMEAAGRRVAEAAAALLGGVAGRRIVLFCGRGNNGGDGFVAARLLQEAGAQTLAVLAGAPADLRGDARAALEAAVRARVPCASCADDAALEALGQRAQEADLLVDALLGTGFAPPARGVVAAAIRLVNRLARPVLAVDLPSGLAADDPRIVGDAVHAAATVTFGYPKRALVEFPAAALAGRIWCGDIGFPPGTGDLVSGQLNLVTPADLAPHLAPRDPQAHKGTCGHALILAGSRGMLGAAVLAARGALRGGAGLVTVALPASVAPPVLPGLPEAMLLPLPDGGLGIAGPVADDVLRERLGGVQALAAGPGLSRSPETTRLVRALADRAALPLLLDADALHALAAPPARPSWQAGPAILTPHPGEAARLLGVTAATVQADRVEAARRCAARYGAVVVLKGARTVVADPGGTAWVNPTGNPAMAAPGMGDVLAGLIAAHLARGIPPLPAALLGVHLHGLAGDLAAAATGPWGLLASEVADRIPAAARRAAEICHDSAHATLSLLVP